In a single window of the Actinomycetota bacterium genome:
- a CDS encoding DUF222 domain-containing protein, giving the protein MEPLVGVVGVEEEALAALNAGVDALSRLDLVELSDDRLHALTVAVQRCTARLGVARAAVVRRWDTRGVWAGDGSRSPAHRLARETNTSTHSARVEIARARDLAMMTKTAAAITAGRLSLDHVYLFARARKEPCQAAFAESEEWLVDQCARLPFPDAERLVRYWRQRADAAAAEEEAERNESANTLHASATLDGTVVINGHSARYRGGVHQRTQPFGTPVAAADKAQLVVRPRSGGRRRVEMANAQPKTAANDHYHRARGDETLRHICELSNGTVITPGQAAGLVNDALVESVIFDNKTTVIAVTHKRRFSGALRRAIEVRDRRCQHSSGCYETVERCDVDHITAWRDGGPTSQFNGHCCAPSTTATPTSATTTKSNPNP; this is encoded by the coding sequence ATGGAACCCTTAGTCGGGGTTGTAGGGGTCGAAGAAGAGGCGCTGGCGGCTTTGAACGCCGGTGTCGATGCCCTCTCTCGGCTCGACCTCGTCGAGCTCTCTGATGACAGATTGCACGCGTTGACCGTTGCGGTGCAGCGCTGCACCGCCCGGCTAGGGGTCGCCCGCGCCGCTGTCGTTCGCCGCTGGGATACACGCGGGGTGTGGGCCGGCGACGGGTCACGCAGCCCCGCCCACCGCCTGGCCCGGGAGACGAACACCTCAACGCACTCCGCCAGGGTGGAGATCGCCAGGGCGCGGGATCTGGCCATGATGACGAAGACCGCGGCGGCGATCACCGCCGGTCGGTTGTCGTTGGATCACGTGTACTTGTTCGCCAGGGCGCGCAAGGAGCCCTGCCAGGCCGCGTTCGCCGAAAGCGAGGAATGGCTCGTCGATCAATGCGCCAGGTTGCCGTTCCCCGACGCCGAACGGCTGGTCAGGTACTGGCGTCAGCGCGCCGACGCCGCCGCCGCCGAGGAAGAAGCCGAACGCAACGAGAGCGCCAACACGTTGCACGCGTCCGCGACGTTGGATGGCACGGTGGTGATCAACGGTCACTCGGCGCGATATCGGGGCGGTGTTCACCAACGAACTCAACCGTTTGGAACGCCAGTTGCTGCTGCTGACAAGGCACAACTGGTCGTGCGACCACGCAGCGGCGGGCGGCGGCGGGTGGAGATGGCCAACGCTCAGCCCAAGACGGCCGCCAACGACCACTATCACCGTGCTCGCGGCGACGAAACCTTGCGGCACATCTGTGAGTTGTCCAACGGCACGGTGATCACCCCCGGCCAAGCAGCCGGACTGGTCAACGACGCACTGGTGGAATCGGTGATCTTCGACAACAAGACCACCGTCATCGCCGTCACCCACAAACGACGCTTCAGCGGCGCCCTACGCCGCGCGATCGAAGTCCGCGACCGCCGCTGCCAACACTCCTCCGGCTGCTATGAGACCGTGGAACGCTGCGACGTCGACCACATCACCGCCTGGCGCGACGGCGGGCCGACCAGCCAGTTCAACGGGCACTGCTGTGCGCCTTCCACAACCGCCACCCCGACGTCAGCGACCACCACCAAGTCAAACCCCAACCCGTGA
- a CDS encoding DUF2207 domain-containing protein: MSRRARAGVALALAVTGVLAVLGVASGPAAAGSKSFRLVSLHTAAEVLADGTMEVREEIVYAFDGGPFTIGTRSFAPASRDLVQDFAASEDGRSLTVDPPSETPTGEWEWHFASPATNEQRTFVLTYRVDDALTVGPDVGELYWQFLGDDHPGIDTMTVELAVPGDSPASTPDSPDDDASVLRAWGHGPASGAVTVNPGLVTATVDDVPSRQFVELRVLIPTTELDVEPSTPPRLAQVLEEERSFIEDEDSEQTRRRFGGLLGPIAAGLGLVGAGVLWRRFGREPKPDLMIGEYWREPLDDPPAMVIANLQRGSAPIGQAIASTLIDLAQRGYLRITAEVEERWGPDHTVHTIHWQGREFGPEVQTYERSLVAMVLRGRNQMSTDELTEWGQAHRSAAAKELAKVQKEITAEAKLRGFAVSAQPRANALVLALTAAVAGAGLVARWLGSGWGWLAIGVAPLILFGGGWLVRNRSTHAATEAAKAKGLRNFLRDFSQLEDAPVGHLVLWERYLVYAVTLGVSAELLRGLATRLPAVAQDPAFGAWYIGPAGRLDHIDGFNNVGGSISSSFSPPSNSSGSGGGFSGGGGGGGGGGGFGAR, translated from the coding sequence GTGTCCCGACGCGCTCGCGCCGGCGTCGCCCTGGCTCTCGCCGTGACGGGGGTGCTCGCCGTCTTGGGTGTGGCCTCCGGGCCCGCCGCCGCGGGCAGCAAGTCGTTCCGATTGGTCTCGCTGCACACCGCGGCCGAGGTGCTGGCCGACGGCACGATGGAAGTGCGCGAGGAGATCGTCTACGCGTTCGACGGCGGGCCGTTCACCATCGGCACTCGGTCGTTCGCCCCCGCGTCCAGAGACCTGGTGCAGGACTTCGCGGCCAGCGAGGACGGTCGGTCGCTGACTGTCGATCCTCCCTCGGAGACCCCGACGGGCGAGTGGGAGTGGCACTTCGCCAGCCCGGCCACGAACGAGCAGCGGACGTTCGTGCTCACCTATCGCGTCGACGATGCGCTCACCGTCGGGCCCGACGTGGGCGAGCTCTACTGGCAGTTCCTCGGCGACGACCACCCCGGCATCGACACGATGACCGTGGAGCTGGCTGTACCCGGCGACTCCCCCGCGAGCACCCCCGACTCACCCGACGACGACGCGTCGGTGCTGCGCGCGTGGGGCCACGGGCCGGCTAGCGGCGCCGTCACGGTGAATCCGGGCCTGGTGACGGCGACCGTCGACGACGTGCCCTCCCGCCAGTTCGTGGAGCTGCGTGTGCTGATCCCGACCACGGAGCTCGACGTGGAGCCGAGCACTCCGCCCCGCCTCGCCCAGGTGCTCGAGGAGGAACGGTCGTTCATCGAGGACGAGGACTCCGAGCAGACCCGGCGGCGCTTCGGCGGCTTGCTCGGGCCGATCGCTGCCGGCCTCGGGCTGGTCGGCGCCGGAGTCCTGTGGCGGCGCTTCGGGCGCGAACCCAAGCCCGACTTGATGATCGGTGAGTACTGGCGCGAACCGCTCGACGATCCGCCGGCGATGGTGATCGCCAACCTGCAGCGCGGGTCGGCTCCGATCGGCCAGGCAATCGCCTCCACGCTCATCGACCTCGCCCAACGGGGCTACCTGCGCATCACCGCCGAGGTGGAGGAGCGCTGGGGACCCGACCACACCGTGCACACGATCCACTGGCAAGGCCGCGAGTTCGGACCGGAGGTGCAGACCTACGAGCGTTCCCTCGTCGCGATGGTGCTGCGCGGCCGGAACCAGATGTCCACCGACGAGCTCACCGAGTGGGGCCAGGCGCATCGCAGCGCGGCAGCGAAGGAGCTGGCCAAGGTGCAGAAGGAGATCACCGCCGAGGCCAAGCTGCGCGGCTTTGCAGTGTCCGCCCAGCCGCGCGCCAACGCGCTGGTGCTCGCGCTCACGGCCGCGGTCGCGGGTGCCGGACTCGTGGCCAGGTGGCTCGGGTCCGGATGGGGGTGGCTCGCGATCGGTGTAGCTCCGCTGATCCTCTTCGGCGGGGGGTGGCTGGTGCGCAACCGCAGCACCCACGCCGCCACCGAAGCCGCCAAGGCCAAGGGCCTGCGCAACTTCCTGCGCGACTTCTCCCAGCTCGAGGATGCACCCGTTGGCCATCTCGTGCTGTGGGAGCGCTACCTCGTGTACGCCGTCACCCTCGGCGTTTCGGCAGAGCTGCTACGCGGCCTCGCCACACGACTGCCCGCCGTCGCCCAAGATCCGGCGTTCGGCGCCTGGTACATCGGCCCCGCCGGGCGACTCGACCACATCGACGGCTTCAACAACGTCGGCGGCAGCATCTCCAGCTCGTTCTCCCCTCCGTCGAACAGCTCCGGCTCAGGTGGCGGGTTCTCCGGCGGAGGCGGCGGAGGAGGCGGCGGAGGCGGGTTCGGCGCCCGCTGA
- a CDS encoding SDR family oxidoreductase: protein MELRDRVTVVTGAAGGIGAALCRAFHDEGAAVVCSDVRAEGVEALAASLNAARAGSALGVAADISTEAANVALIRAAEEHFGPIDLFFANAGIAAGTLLEETDEETWQAAFAVNLHAHRFAAKHLVPGWLARGEGYFCSTASAAGLLSQIGSAPYSVTKAAAVAFADWLSITYGSRGVLVSCLCPQGVNTDMLRQGDDPGAGPASGVVRSAGEVLEPSVVADIVVEAIRDERFLILPHPEVAEFMRRKASDRDRWLAGMRKLQASVTGRW from the coding sequence GTGGAGCTGAGGGACCGGGTGACGGTGGTGACAGGAGCAGCCGGAGGAATCGGCGCCGCGCTTTGCCGAGCGTTCCACGACGAGGGTGCCGCCGTGGTGTGCTCCGACGTTCGCGCCGAGGGGGTCGAGGCGCTCGCCGCCTCGCTGAACGCCGCTCGGGCGGGCTCGGCGCTCGGTGTGGCCGCAGACATCTCCACCGAGGCCGCCAACGTGGCGCTGATCAGAGCCGCCGAGGAGCACTTCGGACCGATCGACCTGTTCTTCGCGAACGCGGGGATCGCGGCCGGCACGCTGCTCGAGGAGACCGATGAAGAGACCTGGCAGGCTGCCTTCGCGGTGAACCTGCATGCCCACCGCTTCGCCGCCAAGCACCTGGTGCCGGGCTGGCTGGCTCGCGGCGAGGGCTACTTCTGCTCCACGGCGTCGGCGGCCGGCTTGCTCAGCCAGATCGGCTCCGCTCCATACTCGGTGACGAAGGCCGCCGCGGTGGCGTTCGCCGATTGGCTTTCGATCACCTACGGCTCCCGCGGTGTGTTGGTGAGCTGCCTCTGCCCGCAGGGCGTGAACACCGACATGTTGCGCCAGGGCGACGACCCCGGCGCGGGCCCGGCCTCGGGCGTGGTGCGCTCCGCCGGCGAGGTGCTCGAGCCCTCTGTCGTCGCCGACATCGTCGTGGAGGCGATCCGCGACGAGCGGTTCTTGATCCTGCCCCACCCCGAGGTGGCCGAGTTCATGCGCCGCAAGGCTTCCGACCGTGACCGCTGGCTCGCCGGAATGCGCAAGCTGCAGGCCTCGGTCACGGGCCGGTGGTGA
- a CDS encoding DUF1298 domain-containing protein — MSGQPHHDHKMSDAEGLMWRLDKDPYLSSTFANVTILDRPPDMARLMRRMERATYVFPRLRQRVQPMPVNLSAPAWVEDPEFDIAYHVRRIGLPKPGNMRQLLDLTSLISMDPFDRTRPLWQFLVVEGIRGGQAALVEKLHHTITDGEGGVKLSLEFLDFDRDAPEPEPLEPDEIERHEAAATAGPSANELLRGLVAGPLRLPIGIARQMKDLLADPASIPGASAAAGDAFRGVVSQLSDMDAARSPLWTERSLRRNLQVLKAPYHETRAVAKALGGTLNTAFLTAAATAAGRYHDEFGEPVDQLRASMAISTRTETSGANAFSLARMLVPTGPMPIAERFTSIAEAADEAREASASASLETLASIATSLPTSVVTRIVRTASQTVDFATSNVRGTPVPVYIAGAEALANYPVGPLAGVAFNLTLLSHVGSLDMGLNVDAAAVERPDRLQHHLKRAFDELLAEV, encoded by the coding sequence ATGTCAGGGCAACCGCACCACGACCACAAGATGAGCGACGCCGAGGGGCTGATGTGGCGCCTCGACAAGGACCCGTATCTCTCGTCCACGTTCGCGAACGTCACGATCCTCGACCGGCCACCTGACATGGCCCGGCTGATGCGCCGGATGGAGCGCGCCACGTACGTCTTCCCCCGCCTGCGCCAGCGGGTGCAGCCGATGCCGGTCAACCTGAGCGCACCGGCGTGGGTGGAAGACCCCGAGTTCGACATCGCCTACCACGTGCGCCGCATCGGGCTTCCCAAGCCGGGGAACATGCGCCAGCTCCTCGATCTGACCTCGCTCATCTCGATGGACCCGTTCGACCGCACGCGCCCGTTGTGGCAGTTCCTCGTCGTCGAAGGGATCCGCGGCGGACAGGCAGCCCTCGTCGAAAAGCTCCACCACACGATCACCGACGGTGAGGGCGGGGTGAAGCTGTCGCTCGAGTTCCTCGACTTCGACCGCGACGCACCAGAACCCGAACCGCTCGAGCCCGACGAGATCGAGCGGCACGAGGCCGCGGCGACAGCGGGACCGTCTGCGAACGAGCTGCTGCGCGGGCTGGTCGCCGGGCCGCTGCGCCTGCCGATCGGCATCGCCAGGCAGATGAAGGACCTCCTCGCCGACCCGGCGTCGATCCCCGGCGCCAGCGCGGCAGCTGGTGATGCCTTCCGCGGCGTCGTGTCGCAGCTCTCCGACATGGACGCGGCGCGGTCGCCGCTTTGGACCGAACGCTCCTTGCGCCGCAACCTGCAGGTGCTGAAGGCGCCCTATCACGAGACACGGGCCGTCGCGAAGGCCCTCGGCGGCACGCTGAACACCGCGTTCCTCACGGCCGCGGCCACGGCGGCCGGGCGGTATCACGACGAGTTCGGCGAACCCGTCGATCAGCTGCGCGCGTCCATGGCGATCAGCACGCGCACGGAGACCTCCGGCGCCAACGCGTTCTCGCTCGCCCGCATGCTCGTGCCCACCGGCCCGATGCCGATCGCCGAACGGTTCACCTCTATCGCCGAGGCCGCCGACGAAGCACGTGAGGCATCGGCCTCGGCGTCACTCGAGACGCTGGCGAGCATCGCCACCTCGCTGCCGACCTCTGTCGTGACGCGCATCGTGCGCACGGCAAGCCAAACCGTCGACTTCGCCACGTCGAACGTGCGCGGCACGCCGGTGCCGGTCTACATCGCCGGTGCGGAGGCGCTCGCCAACTACCCCGTAGGACCGCTCGCCGGCGTGGCCTTCAACCTCACCTTGCTGTCCCACGTCGGGAGCCTGGACATGGGGTTGAACGTGGACGCCGCGGCTGTGGAGCGCCCCGATCGGCTACAGCACCACCTGAAGCGGGCGTTCGACGAGCTGCTGGCGGAGGTCTGA
- a CDS encoding protein-disulfide isomerase translates to MRARARRLCLLVPRRFAVTFDYRCPFARIAHDHVVTGLRGGAEWDVTFLPFSLGQAHVVEGMPDVWDEPQSDSGLTALQVGVAVRDNWPEQFLDVHQALFEHRHLRAGSLRDRDAVGEVLVSAGVDPRAVFDEVDSGRPLATVRDEHTAYVESHHVWGVPTFVTGSRAVFVRLMEGAGGDAGFAGATIERLLDQIEWPILNEFKHTAIPR, encoded by the coding sequence ATGAGGGCGAGGGCGCGACGGTTATGCCTCCTCGTGCCCCGCCGCTTCGCCGTCACCTTCGACTACCGCTGCCCCTTCGCTCGCATCGCCCACGACCACGTTGTCACCGGGCTCCGCGGCGGCGCCGAATGGGACGTCACGTTCTTGCCGTTCTCGCTCGGCCAGGCCCATGTCGTCGAGGGAATGCCCGACGTCTGGGACGAGCCCCAATCAGACAGCGGGCTGACCGCGCTCCAGGTCGGCGTCGCCGTGCGCGACAACTGGCCCGAGCAATTCCTGGACGTCCACCAGGCCTTGTTCGAGCACCGCCACCTCCGCGCGGGCAGCCTGCGTGACCGCGACGCCGTGGGCGAGGTGCTGGTGAGCGCCGGCGTCGACCCTCGGGCCGTGTTCGACGAGGTCGACAGCGGCCGGCCGCTCGCCACCGTCAGGGACGAGCACACCGCCTACGTCGAAAGCCATCACGTGTGGGGTGTGCCGACGTTCGTCACCGGTTCACGAGCTGTGTTCGTCCGCCTCATGGAAGGCGCCGGCGGCGACGCCGGATTCGCGGGCGCCACCATCGAGCGGCTGCTCGACCAGATCGAGTGGCCGATCCTGAACGAGTTCAAGCACACGGCGATCCCGCGCTGA
- a CDS encoding phosphatase PAP2 family protein, which yields MSASPASVPGVGHLGTAVAAADERIDALLERVRGNPVTDAVFTTASHVGDFSLVWHAIGAARALAGGRRERRQALALSALLGAESLLVNQGLKRLFRRQRPTASGDERFTVRTPSTTSFPSGHASSAAFAATVLSTWSPRRAPLFAAVAVIVGTSRAYVRIHHASDVAGGAVVGLCLGALARPLVKRLAAERE from the coding sequence GTGAGCGCCTCACCGGCGAGCGTCCCCGGCGTCGGCCACCTCGGCACCGCCGTCGCGGCCGCCGACGAGCGGATCGACGCCCTGCTCGAACGGGTGCGCGGCAACCCGGTGACCGACGCGGTGTTCACCACGGCGAGCCACGTCGGCGACTTCAGCCTCGTCTGGCACGCGATCGGGGCCGCCCGCGCCCTCGCCGGCGGCCGACGCGAGCGGCGCCAGGCTCTCGCGCTCTCCGCCCTGCTCGGCGCCGAGAGCCTGCTCGTCAACCAGGGGTTGAAGCGCCTGTTCCGGCGCCAGCGCCCGACCGCCTCCGGCGACGAGCGGTTCACCGTCCGCACACCGTCCACCACGTCCTTCCCCAGCGGGCACGCCAGCTCAGCCGCGTTCGCTGCCACGGTGCTGTCCACCTGGTCGCCGCGCCGCGCGCCGCTCTTCGCCGCCGTGGCCGTGATCGTCGGCACCAGTCGCGCATACGTGCGCATCCACCACGCCTCCGACGTGGCCGGCGGTGCTGTAGTTGGTCTCTGCCTCGGCGCACTGGCCCGACCGCTCGTCAAGCGCTTGGCCGCGGAGCGGGAATGA
- a CDS encoding PD-(D/E)XK nuclease family protein, with amino-acid sequence MSDTAVSTAPATPFQVPTSLSPSRVDAFTSCPLAFRFASIERLPEPPSIHMTKGSLVHRALELLFTRPAGQRDRAAAIAALDAAIEEYRAHPDFTDLSLDDDDAQAFEADARALVERYLAMEDPARVNEIGLELRLEAKVGELSLRGVIDRLDLDDDGELVVTDYKTGRSPARAYEQQRLGGVHFYSFLCEQVFGRRPARIRLMYLRDSEVIETRPSEQSVKFISTRTTAVWRAVESACRSGQFRPRPGRLCAGCAFQQWCPAFGGDPERAAVEVRARLSS; translated from the coding sequence ATGTCGGACACCGCGGTCTCCACCGCTCCCGCAACGCCGTTCCAGGTGCCGACGAGCCTGTCGCCGTCACGGGTCGACGCCTTCACCAGCTGTCCGCTCGCGTTCCGTTTCGCCAGCATCGAGCGCCTACCCGAGCCACCGAGCATCCACATGACGAAGGGCTCGCTCGTCCATCGGGCGCTGGAGCTGCTGTTCACCCGCCCGGCCGGCCAGCGCGACCGGGCAGCGGCGATCGCGGCGCTCGACGCGGCGATCGAGGAGTACCGCGCCCACCCCGACTTCACCGACTTGTCGCTCGACGACGACGACGCGCAGGCCTTCGAGGCCGACGCGCGCGCCCTCGTCGAGCGCTACCTCGCGATGGAAGACCCGGCGCGGGTGAACGAGATCGGGCTCGAGCTGCGGCTCGAGGCAAAGGTGGGCGAGCTCAGCCTGCGCGGCGTCATCGACCGCCTCGATCTCGACGACGACGGTGAGCTGGTCGTCACCGACTACAAGACCGGCCGCTCGCCGGCCAGGGCATACGAGCAGCAGCGCCTCGGCGGGGTGCACTTCTACTCGTTCCTCTGCGAACAGGTCTTCGGGCGACGCCCCGCACGCATCCGCCTGATGTACCTGCGCGACAGCGAGGTGATCGAGACCAGACCCTCCGAGCAGTCGGTCAAGTTCATCTCCACGCGCACCACCGCGGTGTGGCGAGCGGTCGAATCGGCGTGTCGCAGCGGTCAGTTCCGTCCTCGGCCCGGGCGCCTCTGCGCCGGCTGTGCCTTCCAGCAATGGTGCCCGGCGTTCGGCGGCGACCCAGAGCGCGCCGCCGTTGAGGTGCGCGCCCGTCTGTCGTCGTGA
- a CDS encoding alpha/beta hydrolase codes for MQVLSTDGVTVEVHDLGGTGPSLLMAHAPGFHGRVFAPVAAHLARRFHCFALDFRGHGDTLAPPAWEVDWEGYGDDATAAAEAVAEQGKDRAGIIGVGHSLGGACLLMAAHRDPTLFRGLVVYEPVVPPPTGLTPPGRKNPAVEGVRKRRASFASIDAALADLGGRPPTSYFDEDALNAYVQGGFRSANKAGRVELKCAPAYEAATVERGSAHGTWDYLPEIDVPVWVISGTPEPFQPSSLAEQIAERLPHGNHIQYSDLDHNGPMTDPARLARIVETFADTLEV; via the coding sequence GTGCAGGTGCTCTCCACAGACGGCGTGACCGTCGAGGTCCACGACCTCGGCGGCACCGGTCCCTCTCTTCTCATGGCGCACGCCCCCGGCTTTCACGGGCGCGTGTTCGCCCCGGTCGCCGCCCATCTCGCCCGCCGGTTCCACTGCTTCGCGCTCGACTTCCGCGGCCACGGCGACACGCTCGCCCCGCCGGCTTGGGAGGTGGACTGGGAGGGGTACGGCGACGACGCGACCGCTGCCGCCGAAGCGGTCGCCGAACAGGGCAAGGACCGGGCCGGCATCATCGGCGTCGGCCACTCGCTCGGCGGTGCGTGCCTGCTGATGGCCGCGCACCGCGATCCGACGCTCTTTCGCGGCCTCGTCGTCTACGAACCGGTCGTGCCTCCGCCGACGGGGCTGACACCCCCCGGGCGCAAGAACCCCGCGGTCGAAGGGGTCCGCAAGCGCCGCGCCTCGTTCGCGAGCATCGACGCCGCGCTCGCCGACCTGGGTGGGAGGCCACCGACGTCCTACTTCGACGAAGACGCCCTGAACGCCTACGTGCAGGGCGGATTCCGGTCCGCGAACAAGGCGGGCAGGGTCGAGCTGAAGTGCGCCCCGGCGTACGAGGCCGCGACCGTCGAGCGGGGCAGCGCGCACGGCACGTGGGACTACCTGCCCGAGATCGACGTCCCGGTGTGGGTGATCTCGGGCACGCCGGAGCCGTTCCAGCCCTCGAGCCTGGCCGAGCAGATCGCCGAGCGCCTTCCGCACGGCAACCACATCCAGTACTCCGACCTGGACCACAACGGGCCGATGACCGACCCGGCGCGCCTCGCCCGCATCGTCGAGACGTTCGCCGACACCCTCGAGGTGTGA
- a CDS encoding acyl-CoA dehydrogenase family protein, which produces MSGSVEEFQATAREWLAANREHAPGDYGAICPPDLVDAGIAWQRRIHDAGFAGIHWPVEFGGRGLGPEHNGIWMLECARAGVPAVLNMVGLVLAGGAVLRYGTAAQQTEHLSATLRAEHVWCQLFSEPGAGSDLGSLTTRAERDGDRYVVNGQKVWCSGGRYSNWGILMARTDPEAKKHEGISFFLLDMRLPGIEVRPLRQMTGESEFDEVFLTDVEVPVEALLGPLHGGWGVGMAVLTSERGHIGTSVISLERRLAAFAGLAGSASLSAVEKDRLTRLLATGTAYKALAQRQGAVASTAASLMKLGITEMMFEMTMLRGDLAGLEATLDGAAALGMLAAPGGRIAGGTSQVQRNIIGERLLGLPREPKP; this is translated from the coding sequence GTGTCCGGCAGCGTCGAGGAGTTCCAGGCCACAGCGCGCGAATGGCTGGCGGCCAACCGCGAGCACGCTCCCGGCGACTACGGCGCGATCTGCCCACCCGACCTGGTGGATGCCGGCATCGCCTGGCAGCGCCGGATCCACGACGCCGGCTTCGCCGGCATCCACTGGCCCGTCGAGTTCGGCGGCAGGGGGCTCGGCCCCGAGCACAACGGCATCTGGATGCTCGAGTGCGCCCGCGCCGGGGTGCCGGCGGTGCTCAACATGGTCGGGCTGGTGCTCGCCGGCGGAGCGGTCCTGCGCTACGGCACCGCTGCGCAGCAGACCGAGCATCTGTCGGCGACTCTGCGGGCCGAGCACGTGTGGTGCCAGTTGTTCAGCGAACCGGGAGCGGGCAGTGACCTCGGCTCGCTCACCACCCGCGCCGAACGCGACGGCGACCGATACGTGGTGAACGGCCAGAAGGTGTGGTGCTCGGGAGGGCGCTACAGCAACTGGGGCATCCTGATGGCGCGCACGGACCCGGAGGCGAAGAAGCACGAGGGCATCTCGTTCTTCCTGCTCGACATGCGCCTGCCCGGCATCGAGGTGCGCCCGCTTCGCCAGATGACCGGGGAGAGCGAGTTCGACGAGGTCTTCCTCACCGATGTCGAGGTGCCGGTCGAAGCGCTGCTCGGCCCGCTGCACGGCGGCTGGGGAGTCGGCATGGCGGTGCTCACCAGCGAGCGCGGCCACATCGGCACAAGCGTGATCTCCCTCGAACGTCGGCTCGCGGCCTTCGCCGGCCTGGCGGGAAGCGCCAGCCTCTCGGCGGTGGAGAAGGACCGCCTCACCCGCCTGCTCGCCACCGGCACCGCCTACAAGGCGCTGGCGCAGCGACAGGGCGCGGTCGCCTCGACCGCCGCATCCTTGATGAAGCTCGGGATTACGGAGATGATGTTCGAGATGACGATGCTGCGGGGTGACCTGGCCGGGCTCGAGGCGACCCTCGACGGCGCAGCCGCGCTCGGGATGCTCGCCGCACCCGGCGGGCGAATCGCCGGGGGGACCAGCCAGGTACAGCGCAACATCATCGGTGAGCGCCTGCTCGGACTGCCCAGGGAGCCGAAACCGTGA
- a CDS encoding SDR family oxidoreductase encodes MSDLGYDGKVAIITGAGGGLGRQHALLLAGRGALVVVNDLGGSIDGTGESTSAAERVVEEIRAAGGEAVADHNSVATPEGGAAIVQTAVDSFGRVDIVVNNAGILRDKSFNNMGPDLLGPVLDVHLAGAFYVTQPAWLHMREQGYGRIVSTSSAAGIFGNFGQTNYGAAKMGLVGFTRVLAVEGAKYGIKANAIAPLALTRMTEDILGGLGDRLDPALVSPLVAFLTHEECPVSGQVFSVGGGRVAQVFIGETKGYWKADLAPEDLRDNWDTVTDQTGYSVPANLGEETALFLPFFK; translated from the coding sequence ATGTCCGATCTCGGTTACGACGGCAAGGTTGCGATCATCACCGGTGCCGGCGGAGGCCTCGGCCGCCAGCACGCCCTGCTTCTCGCCGGACGAGGCGCACTCGTGGTCGTCAACGATCTCGGCGGCTCGATCGACGGGACCGGGGAGAGCACGAGTGCGGCCGAGCGGGTCGTCGAAGAGATCCGCGCCGCCGGCGGCGAGGCCGTGGCAGACCACAACTCGGTGGCCACCCCCGAGGGCGGCGCGGCGATCGTGCAGACGGCGGTCGATTCCTTCGGACGGGTCGACATCGTCGTCAACAACGCCGGCATCCTGCGCGACAAGTCCTTCAACAACATGGGCCCCGATCTGCTCGGGCCGGTGCTCGACGTGCACCTCGCGGGTGCCTTCTACGTCACCCAGCCCGCCTGGCTCCACATGCGAGAGCAGGGTTACGGCCGGATCGTGTCCACGTCGTCGGCGGCGGGGATCTTCGGCAACTTCGGCCAGACGAACTACGGCGCGGCGAAGATGGGCCTCGTCGGATTCACCCGCGTGCTCGCCGTGGAAGGCGCGAAGTACGGCATCAAGGCCAACGCGATCGCCCCGCTTGCTCTCACCAGGATGACCGAGGACATCCTGGGCGGCCTCGGCGACAGGCTCGACCCGGCCCTCGTCTCGCCCCTCGTCGCGTTCTTGACCCACGAGGAGTGCCCGGTCTCGGGACAGGTCTTCTCCGTCGGCGGGGGCCGCGTCGCGCAGGTGTTCATCGGTGAGACCAAGGGCTACTGGAAGGCCGACCTCGCGCCGGAGGACCTCCGCGACAACTGGGACACGGTGACCGACCAGACCGGCTACTCGGTGCCCGCGAACCTGGGTGAGGAAACCGCCCTCTTCCTACCCTTCTTCAAGTAG